In Desulfoferula mesophila, the genomic window ATCCGGAAAAAGTGTTTGACACATTAAAAGTGGGCATGCTACCTTTGATCCACTGAATGACAATTCATTCACTCGTTGACCATGTGAGTCTTGGATTCGAAGGTCGCTCAAGATAACATGAATGATTAATCATTCACCATTGCATAAGCAGATGCGCGGCGAGCCAGGCTAAGGAGGTTAGCTTTATGTCCCTGAAAATCAAGAAAGTGGGCGTCATCGGCGCAGGGGTGATGGGTGCCACCATTGCCGCCCACATGGCCAACGTGGGCCTTTCCACGGTGCTTTTGGACATCGTTCCCCCCAAGATGCCCGATCCCCTGGCCAAGAAAGGGGTTAGCGAAGACTCCCCGGTCTATCGCAACTACTTTGCCCAAAACGGGCTGCAGGGAGCTTTGAAGTCCAAGCCGGCATCCTTCTATGTGCCTGAAAACGCATCTTTGGTCACCACCGGCAACCTGGAAGACAACCTGGATCTGCTCGCCGACTGCGACTGGATCATCGAGGTGGTGGTCGAGCTGCTCAACATCAAAAAGGACCTTCTGGCCCGCATCGAAAAGGTGCGCGCCCCCCACGCCGTGGTCACCACCAACACCTCCGGCATTTCCGTGGCCTCCATGAGCGAGGATCTGAGCCCCGAGTTCCAGGAGCACTTCCTGGGCACCCACTTCTTCAACCCGCCCCGCTACATGAAGCTCTTCGAGATCATCCCCGGCCCCAAGACCAAGCCCGAGGTGATCGAGGGCATGGCCCAGTTCGCCGAGGAAGTGCTGGGCAAGGGCGTGGTGTTCGCCAAGGACACCCCCAACTTCGTGGCCAACCGCATCGGCGTGTTCGGCATGTGCTACATGAACCGGCTCCTGGACGAGATGGGCCTGAGCTTCGAGGAAGCCGACGCCCTGACCGGCACGGTGCTGGGACGCCCCAAGATGGCCTCCTACCGCCTGGCCGACCTGGTGGGCCTGGACACTATGGGCCACGTGGCGGCCAACGTCTTTGACGGCTGCCCGGACGACGAGCAGCGCGAGGTCTTCCAGCCCCCCGAGTGGTTCAACAAGATGATCTCCAACGGCTGGTTGGGCAACAAGACCAAGCAGGGCTTTTACAAGCGGGTAAAGACCCCGGAGGGTAAAAAGGACACCCTGGTCCTGGACCGCGAAACCATGGAGTACCGGCCCAAGAACAAGGTCAAGTTCGCCTCCCTGGAAGCGGCCAAGCAGGCCCCCGGCGGCAAGGGCAAGCTCAAGGCCATGTTCTACGCCAAGGACAAGGCCGGCGAGTTTACCTTCAAACACATGAGCGCGGGCCTGATCTACGCGGCCAACCGCATTCCCGAAATCGCCGACGACATCGTCAACATCGACAACGCCATGAAGTGGGGCTTCAACTGGAAAACGGGGCCCTTCGAGACCTGGGACGCCCTGGACCTGGCCAAGGCGGTGGAGGCCATGAAGGCCGGCGGCTTCAGCGTTCCCGCTTGGGTGGAAGAAATGTTGGCCGCGGGCAACGAGTCCTTCTACAAGAAGGAAAACGGCGAACTGTACTACTACGACCTACCCAGCAAGGGCTACAAGCTGGTGGAGATGTCTCCGCAGATCATCCTGCTGCCCTCCCTCAAAGAGCGCAACAAGACGGTGATGGAGAACAAGGGCGCTTCGCTCATCGACCTGGGCGACGGCGTGCTGTGCCTGGAGTTCCACAGCAAGATGAACTCCCTGGGCCAGGACATCATCACCTTATGCGAAAAAGCGGCCGACATGGTGGAGGAAGAAGGCTGGGAAGGCCTGGTGGTGGCCAACCACGGGACCAACTTCTCGGTGGGCGCCAACCTCATGCTGGTGCTGTTCACCGCCCAGGAAGAGGAATGGGACGAGCTTGACTGGATGATCAAGAAGTTCCAGGACGCCTTCATGCGCCTGAAGTACTGCTCCAAGCCGGTGGTGGCCGCCCCCCACCAGATGGCCCTGGGCGGCGGCTGCGAGATCTGCCTGGCCTCCGACCGGGTGGTGGCCGCGGCCGAGACCTACATCGGCCTGGTCGAGGTCGGCGTGGGGGTCATCCCCGCCGGCGGCGGCACCAAGGAACTGTTGCTCAGAAACACCCACGAGCGGGTGTTCAAGATCGCCAGGGGCGGCCTGTATCCCAAGCAGGTCTACCTGCTGCCCTTCGTGGCCCGGGCCTTTGAGACCATCGCCATGGCCAAGGTGGCCACCAGCGCCCCCGAGGCCTTGAAGATGGGCATCTTCCGGCCCAGCGACAAAGTGGTGGTCAATGCCGACTACCGCATCAAGAAGGCCAAGGACAACGTCATCGCCATGAATCTGGCCGGCTACACCCCTCCCCGGCCCATCGACAACGTCCGGGTGATGGGGCGCGACTCCATGGGAGTGTTCAACTACGCCCTGTACAACATGCACAAAGCCGGCTTCGTAACCGACCACGACATCACCGTGGCCATGGAAGTGGCCCGGGTGTTGACCGGCGGCAACGTGTTGCCCGAGACAGAGGTGAGCGAGCAGTACCTCCTGGACCTGGAGCGCGAGGCCTTCCTCAAGCTGTGCGGCATGCCCCAGACCCAGGCGCGCATGGCCCACATGCTCAAGACCGGCAAGCCCCTGCGCAACTGATAAGGGAAGCAAGGGATCCATGGAAATGAACAGGAGAGGGGCAAACACAATACAAACACGTCGTGCGGGCGCTATTTTATTGGGCCCCTCTCCTGTTTTTATAATTTTCGCCTCAGTTTTTAAGGTGGGAGGTATCTCATGAAGGAAGCCGTGATCGTCGCGGCCTGCCGAACCGCGGTGGGGCGCGCCCCCCGGGGCACCCTGCGCCAGACTCGTCCCGAGTACATGGCCAGCACCGTGATAAGCGAATTAGTCAAACGCACTCCCGGCCTCGACCCCGTTGAAATAGACGACGTGGTGATGGGCTGCACGTTCCCCGAGGCCGAGCAGGGCCTGAACATCGGCCGCGTGGCGGCCCAAAAGGCCGGGCTGCCCGACGAGGTTCCCGGCATGACCGTGAACCGTTTCTGCTCCTCGGGCCTCAACGCCATATCCATAGCCTGCGAGCGCATCATGTGCGGCCAGGCCGAAGTCATGATCGCCGGTGGCGTGGAATCCATGAGCCTGATTCCCATGGGCGGCAACATGATGATGGTCGACCTCGAGATGGGCATGGAAAAGCCCTGGGCCTACGAGGGCATGGGCATGACCGCCGAGAACGTGGCCACCGACTTCGGCATCTCCCGCGAGGAACAGGACAAGCTGGGCGTGCGCTCCAACGAGTTGGCTCTCAAGGCCATCGCCGAAGGCCGCTTCAAGGACGAGATCGTGCCCCTGATGGTGACCAAGCAGCGCAAGAACAAGAAGGGCCGTTACGAGCTGTATGAAGAGGTCTTCGAGGTGGACGAGGGGCCCCGCCCCGGCACCACCCTGGAAGGCCTGGCCAAGCTGCGGCCCGCCTTTGTCAAAACCGGCACGGTGACCGCGGGCAACTCGTCGCAGATGAGCGACGGCGCCGCGGTGGTGATGTGCATGTCCAAGGAAAAGGCCGCCGCCCTGGGGCTCACCCCCATGCTCACCTACCGCTCCTACGCGGTGGCCGGGGTGGACCCGCGCTATATGGGCGTGGGCCCGGTGAAGGCCATACCCAAGGCCCTGGCCCTGGCGGGCATCACGGTGAAAGACCTGGGCCTCATCGAGCTCAACGAGGCCTTCGGCTCCCAGGCGGCCTATTGCCTGCGCGAGTTGGACCTGCCCTTGGAGATAACCAACGTCAACGGCGGGGCCATTGCCCTGGGCCACCCCTTGGGCTGCACCGGCGCCAAGCTGACCACCCAGTTGGCCTATGAGATGGGCCGCCGCGACGACGCGCGTTGGGGCCTGGTGTCCATGTGCATCGGCTTCGGCATGGGCGCGGCCGGCATCTTCGAAAAAGAGAACTACTAGCCGCCCTACCCGGCGCGGCTCGACAAGATTTTGTTAGCTTCAGACAAAGGGAGCCCGAATCATGGCTGATAAAGAGATTCCCCAGGGCGGCGGTTTTCTGCTTGGCCCCACCGATCCCGAAACCGCCTTCGTGCCCGAGGAGTTTTCCGACGAGCACAAGATGATCCTCACCACCACGGCCGATTTCGTGACCGGCGAAATCGACCCGGTGAGCGATCAGATCGAGGAAAAAGACCACGAGCTGATGAAAAAGCTCATGGCCCAGGCCGGCGAGCTGGGCCTGCTGGGCTCCGACGTACCCGAAGATTTCGGAGGTTTGGGCCTGGACAAGATCTCCACCGCCTGCGTGACCGAAGAGATCGGCAAGTCCGGTTCCTTTGCCGTGGCCCAGGGGGCGCACACCGGCATCGGCACCCTGCCCATCGTCTACTACGGCACCAAGGAGCAGAAGGAAAAGTACCTGCCCGACCTGGCCGCGGGCACCAAGATCGCGGCCTACTGCCTCACCGAGGCGGGCGCCGGCTCCGACGCGGTGGGCGGCTGCCGCACCAAGGCGGTGCTCAGCGAGGACGGCAAGCACTACATCATCAACGGCGAAAAGATGTTCATCACCAACGGTGGTTGGGCCG contains:
- a CDS encoding 3-hydroxyacyl-CoA dehydrogenase/enoyl-CoA hydratase family protein, whose protein sequence is MSLKIKKVGVIGAGVMGATIAAHMANVGLSTVLLDIVPPKMPDPLAKKGVSEDSPVYRNYFAQNGLQGALKSKPASFYVPENASLVTTGNLEDNLDLLADCDWIIEVVVELLNIKKDLLARIEKVRAPHAVVTTNTSGISVASMSEDLSPEFQEHFLGTHFFNPPRYMKLFEIIPGPKTKPEVIEGMAQFAEEVLGKGVVFAKDTPNFVANRIGVFGMCYMNRLLDEMGLSFEEADALTGTVLGRPKMASYRLADLVGLDTMGHVAANVFDGCPDDEQREVFQPPEWFNKMISNGWLGNKTKQGFYKRVKTPEGKKDTLVLDRETMEYRPKNKVKFASLEAAKQAPGGKGKLKAMFYAKDKAGEFTFKHMSAGLIYAANRIPEIADDIVNIDNAMKWGFNWKTGPFETWDALDLAKAVEAMKAGGFSVPAWVEEMLAAGNESFYKKENGELYYYDLPSKGYKLVEMSPQIILLPSLKERNKTVMENKGASLIDLGDGVLCLEFHSKMNSLGQDIITLCEKAADMVEEEGWEGLVVANHGTNFSVGANLMLVLFTAQEEEWDELDWMIKKFQDAFMRLKYCSKPVVAAPHQMALGGGCEICLASDRVVAAAETYIGLVEVGVGVIPAGGGTKELLLRNTHERVFKIARGGLYPKQVYLLPFVARAFETIAMAKVATSAPEALKMGIFRPSDKVVVNADYRIKKAKDNVIAMNLAGYTPPRPIDNVRVMGRDSMGVFNYALYNMHKAGFVTDHDITVAMEVARVLTGGNVLPETEVSEQYLLDLEREAFLKLCGMPQTQARMAHMLKTGKPLRN
- a CDS encoding thiolase family protein, giving the protein MKEAVIVAACRTAVGRAPRGTLRQTRPEYMASTVISELVKRTPGLDPVEIDDVVMGCTFPEAEQGLNIGRVAAQKAGLPDEVPGMTVNRFCSSGLNAISIACERIMCGQAEVMIAGGVESMSLIPMGGNMMMVDLEMGMEKPWAYEGMGMTAENVATDFGISREEQDKLGVRSNELALKAIAEGRFKDEIVPLMVTKQRKNKKGRYELYEEVFEVDEGPRPGTTLEGLAKLRPAFVKTGTVTAGNSSQMSDGAAVVMCMSKEKAAALGLTPMLTYRSYAVAGVDPRYMGVGPVKAIPKALALAGITVKDLGLIELNEAFGSQAAYCLRELDLPLEITNVNGGAIALGHPLGCTGAKLTTQLAYEMGRRDDARWGLVSMCIGFGMGAAGIFEKENY